In the genome of Denticeps clupeoides chromosome 13, fDenClu1.1, whole genome shotgun sequence, one region contains:
- the dynlt2b gene encoding dynein light chain Tctex-type protein 2B isoform X2 → MASTETNASCYLIRPNYQHKFKSSLVKECIREILREHLTGLQYEPEQIPALSRTLADCIKDRLKGVELERYKLVVQVVIGEQRGEGLKMAARCFWDSDTDSYARTFHE, encoded by the exons ATGGCGAGCACGGAAACAAACGCGAGTTGTTATCTTATTAGGCCAAACTATCAACACAA GTTCAAGTCAAGTCTTGTCAAAGAGTGCATTCGAGAAATCCTGAGAGAGCATCTTACTGGGTTACAGTACGAACCTGAACAAATTCCAGCTCTGTCGCGGACTTTGGCTGACTGCATTAAGGACCGACTAAAGG GTGTGGAACTTGAGCGTTATAAGCTGGTTGTGCAGGTGGTGATTGGGGAACAGCGGGGAGAGGGGCTGAA gATGGCTGCTCGCTGCTTTTGGGATTCAGATACAGACAGCTATGCCAGGACATttcatgaat GA
- the dynlt2b gene encoding dynein light chain Tctex-type protein 2B isoform X1, with translation MASTETNASCYLIRPNYQHKFKSSLVKECIREILREHLTGLQYEPEQIPALSRTLADCIKDRLKGVELERYKLVVQVVIGEQRGEGLKMAARCFWDSDTDSYARTFHECVYDFISF, from the exons ATGGCGAGCACGGAAACAAACGCGAGTTGTTATCTTATTAGGCCAAACTATCAACACAA GTTCAAGTCAAGTCTTGTCAAAGAGTGCATTCGAGAAATCCTGAGAGAGCATCTTACTGGGTTACAGTACGAACCTGAACAAATTCCAGCTCTGTCGCGGACTTTGGCTGACTGCATTAAGGACCGACTAAAGG GTGTGGAACTTGAGCGTTATAAGCTGGTTGTGCAGGTGGTGATTGGGGAACAGCGGGGAGAGGGGCTGAA gATGGCTGCTCGCTGCTTTTGGGATTCAGATACAGACAGCTATGCCAGGACATttcatgaatgtgtgtatgactttatttcattttag